A stretch of DNA from Thermanaerosceptrum fracticalcis:
AACTTGCTCTTGGGTAAGTTTGAATTCTTCCATGAGGCGTTTATAAGCCACCGCTTCTTCCACAGGATTAAGATCTTGCCTCTGTATATTTTCCACCAGGGCTATTTCCATCATCTGTCCATCGCTGAATTCCTTAACTACAGCAGGTATCTTCTCCAGACCTAAACGCTGGCAAGCCCTTAATCTTCTTTCCCCTACTACCAGTTCGTATTTTCCTGGACCCACAGGCCTCACTACCACAGGCTGTACTACACCGTGTTCCTTAATGGACTCCGCCAGTTCATTTAATTTTTCTTCATCAAATCTTCTTCGTGGTTGAAAAGAGTTAGGCCTGATCTTATGTATTTCAATCTCCATTACAGGTTCATCAGAAGATACCAATTCAGGTGAACTGGGTATAAGGGCTGAAAGTCCTTTTCCTAAACCTTTTTTATTCACGTTCGATCACCTCTTTCGCAAGCTCTTGGTACTGTTCAGCTCCTTTGGACTTGGGATCATAAAGAATAATAGGCATGCCGTGGCTGGGCGCCTCACTGAGACGTACATTTCGCGGGATAATGGAACTAAACATTTTTAGTTCCGGGCGGGCTTTAACCTCATCTACCACCTGTATGGACAAATTTGTACGGGCGTCAAACATGGTTAAAACTGTTCCCTCAATTTTCAATTCTGGATTTAGGTGTTTTTTTACCAAAATGATGGTATTCATTAACTGGCTTAAACCTTCCAGAGCATAATACTCACACTGAATGGGAATAAGCACACTGTCAGCCGCTGTCATGGCATTAAGGGTCAATAAACCCAGAGAGGGGGGACAGTCAATGATAATATATTCATAATCATCTTTGATAGGGGCAATAGCTTTTTTCAGTTTCATTTCCCTGGAGATGGCGGAAACCAGCTCCACTTCAGCGCCTGCCAGCTGTATGGTAGCCGGTGCGACAAAAAGATTATCTACTTGAGTTGAGAGAATGATGTTCTTCATTGGCATGCCATTAATAAGACAATCGTAAATACAACGGCCCGTGCTGGTCTTGTTGATACCCAGTCCACTAGTGGCATTACCCTGAGGGTCAACATCGATGATAAGTACTTTTTTACCTAAGGAAGCCAGGCAAGCACCAAGGTTGATGGCTGTAGTCGTTTTAGCCACACCACCTTTTTGATTGGCAATAACAAGAACCTTACCCATTTCGTCACCTCTTGTTTTCTATTACAATTCATATTTCCACATATCTTTTTGTCTTCCTTCTTAGTTTTATTTATTTTTGCAAATGAGTAAACAGCTTTTTTATACCAAATATTACTATCTCTTTAAAGGGACGTATTTAACTCCAGTTGGGAGCAACCCCCTCTTAAAGGTTATTATCTTACCGGTTCTTTTTTTAGTAAATATAGCATGAAATAACACGGGAACATATGTTTGTTTTTTTTATAAAATAATACAAAAGAAAGAGGGTAAATGTTTCACGTGAAACATTTACCCTGCGGTTCCTTTAATTTTTTATTTTAGGAATTTGAATAACCACTTCAATGTAGTCTTCATGGTTTTTTTCGGTCATTTTGGCGGCAAGACCCGCTTCTTGGATGGTGGTGACTGCCGTACGTATAGTGTTGAGATAAATCCGCATATCCTTAAAAATACGAACGATTTTTTGTCCTCTTTCCGTGTTTGTGTTGGCTATATTCTTATCCTCAAGAATTTTTTCCACTAAAGCATCGGTTTCCCTTACATTCAGTTCTTTCTCATATATTTCTTTTAAGGCTGCCAGCTGTGTAGCGGCATCAGGGAGTTTCAGCAAGGCCCGGGCATGCCTTTCAGTAATCACTTCTGTAGAGATATTATTTCTTACCATCTCAGGAAGCTTCAATAATCTCAATTTGTTGGCAATAGTGGACTGGCTCTTGCCCACTCTTTTAGCTATTTCTTCCTGAGTGAGACCAAAATCCTGTATTAACCGGTGATAACCTTCGGCTTCTTCAAAAAAGTTGAGGTCTTCTCTTTGGAGATTCTCAATTAAAGCCATTTCGGCAATTTCCCGGTCGCTTAAGTTCCGGATAATAGCGGGAATGGTTTTTTTGCCGATACTTTGTGAAGCGCGCAGACGTCTTTCTCCGGCCACCAATTCATAATGGTTGTCCACACGCCGGACAATAATGGGCTGAATCACACCGTATTCCTTAATGGACTTGGCCAGATCTTCCAACTGGACTGGATCAAAAATTTTGCGGGGTTGAAAGGGATTGGCCTTTATATTGGAAATACTGATCTCCCGCACCTGATCATTCTTTTCTTCTATATGATTACTATTAATTCCGAGAAGTTTTGTAAGAGATTCTCTCACCACAAGAACTACCCCCTTTCCTCCTATATCTATGATATTCGGCTTATTTGTTAAATCTCCTGCTGGTATTTACTTTTTTTTCCATAATATTAAAAGTATCTTTTCAAATCTTTTTAAAAAGGTATCCTCCTCCGGGATCAGGACGCCTGGAAAAATTCTAGTCAGTACAGTTATGAGCCTTATTTATTCGAGAGGTTTTTTCGCCGGTATTCCCGGCCGTCTGGGAAACCGGCCAGGGGTAGGTGCAGTCTTTTGGATAACGATAATGAGCCTTTTACTTTCCTGCTTTGGTAAAACAAAATCCTTCATCTCATAAAGATTACCGCCTAATTCTTGAATGGCCTTTTTTGCTCCATTATATTCCTCAAGTCCCTCCGGACCTTTATAGGCAAGAAATTTACCACCTGGTTTCACAAAGGGCAGACAGTATTCGCTCAGAACAGATAATTTAGCCACTGCCCTGGAAACCACATAATCAAACTTTTCCCTGTATTCCTTGTTTTGCCCCATTTCCTCTGCGCGGCCATGAACAGCCTGTGTTCCCGTAAGCTGTAATTTTTGTATAAGATGATCTAAAAAACCAATGCGTTTTTGCAAAGAATCTACAAGGGTAACTTGCAAATCTGGGTTAATAATCTTCAGTGGTATGCCGGGAAATCCTGCTCCCGTACCCAAATCAAGAAGCCTGCTTCGGGATTGCCATCCGGTAATCTTCATCCCTAACAAGGAATCATAAAAGTGTTTGATGATGATCTCCTCTTCTTCTTCGATGGCGGTGAGGTTGAACTTTTGGTTCCACTCTCGTAATTCCTCCTGGAAAACCGCAAATTTCTCCAGTTGTTCTGCTGTGGGGTAAATTTCACTTTTCTCTAGAAGTTCTTTTAAAAAATCTTTTTTCACGCATCAATCCCCCCTTGTCGTCTGCGCTGCTCCAGATAAATCAAAAGAACAGAAACATCGGCAGGAGATACGCCCGATATGCGTGAGGCCTGGCCTACGGAAGTTGGCCTGATACTGGCAAGTTTTTGTTTGGCCTCATTGGATAAACCCTGAATCCCATAATAATCTAAGTCAGTCGGTATTACACGGTTTTCCAGTTTTTCGAAACGCTCGACCTGGGACATTTGCTTGGCAATATATCCTTCATATTTAATTTGAATATCAATCTGTTCTTTGATATCTTCGGGCAGTTCAGCAGCCAGGCCAACGTTGATTAAATCCTGGTAAGTAATTTCCGTCCTCTTTAATAAATCATAAAGATAAATCCCTTGCCTTAGGGGCGAACTGTTCCTTTCCTCCAGTAATTTGGCTAATTCCTGGTAACTGGGCGTAACAATGGTTTCCTTTAAACGTTTCATTTCTGCTTCCAGCTGTTCTTTTTTTTGTTTAAACCTGGCATAGCGCTCCGCCGTTACCAGTCCTACCTCCCATCCTTTCTCCGTCAAACGCAGGTCCGCATTATCCTGCCGCAGGATCAGGCGGTATTCGGCCCGGGATGTCATCATTCTATAGGGCTCATTGGTCCCTTTTGTCACCA
This window harbors:
- a CDS encoding ParB/RepB/Spo0J family partition protein — translated: MNKKGLGKGLSALIPSSPELVSSDEPVMEIEIHKIRPNSFQPRRRFDEEKLNELAESIKEHGVVQPVVVRPVGPGKYELVVGERRLRACQRLGLEKIPAVVKEFSDGQMMEIALVENIQRQDLNPVEEAVAYKRLMEEFKLTQEQVSQKISKSRSFIANMVRLLNLPDPILDKLSAGQLTVGHARPLLALNGEELQIAIAQEVCDKNLSVRETESLVRRAVEEENKKAKEEKTEKENKLSPIMLDIEAKLRSLFGTKVKIKDQGERGKIEIDYYSTDDLERIVALVLQGENI
- a CDS encoding ParA family protein encodes the protein MGKVLVIANQKGGVAKTTTAINLGACLASLGKKVLIIDVDPQGNATSGLGINKTSTGRCIYDCLINGMPMKNIILSTQVDNLFVAPATIQLAGAEVELVSAISREMKLKKAIAPIKDDYEYIIIDCPPSLGLLTLNAMTAADSVLIPIQCEYYALEGLSQLMNTIILVKKHLNPELKIEGTVLTMFDARTNLSIQVVDEVKARPELKMFSSIIPRNVRLSEAPSHGMPIILYDPKSKGAEQYQELAKEVIERE
- the noc gene encoding nucleoid occlusion protein, which translates into the protein MRESLTKLLGINSNHIEEKNDQVREISISNIKANPFQPRKIFDPVQLEDLAKSIKEYGVIQPIIVRRVDNHYELVAGERRLRASQSIGKKTIPAIIRNLSDREIAEMALIENLQREDLNFFEEAEGYHRLIQDFGLTQEEIAKRVGKSQSTIANKLRLLKLPEMVRNNISTEVITERHARALLKLPDAATQLAALKEIYEKELNVRETDALVEKILEDKNIANTNTERGQKIVRIFKDMRIYLNTIRTAVTTIQEAGLAAKMTEKNHEDYIEVVIQIPKIKN
- the rsmG gene encoding 16S rRNA (guanine(527)-N(7))-methyltransferase RsmG; its protein translation is MKKDFLKELLEKSEIYPTAEQLEKFAVFQEELREWNQKFNLTAIEEEEEIIIKHFYDSLLGMKITGWQSRSRLLDLGTGAGFPGIPLKIINPDLQVTLVDSLQKRIGFLDHLIQKLQLTGTQAVHGRAEEMGQNKEYREKFDYVVSRAVAKLSVLSEYCLPFVKPGGKFLAYKGPEGLEEYNGAKKAIQELGGNLYEMKDFVLPKQESKRLIIVIQKTAPTPGRFPRRPGIPAKKPLE